Genomic DNA from bacterium:
ATTTCAAGTTTTTTTAACAATTTCATTTTTTTTGAAAATTAACCATAAGTTTTTATTTTTTTCTTTTTTGAATTTAAGTAGAATATATTTACCTTTTATTTTTTCACCTTTTAATTCAATTTCTATCTTATTTTTCTCATTTTTTATTAGTTTATATTCTCCTTTATCCCATATTTTAACTTTTCCTGCACCATAATAACCTTCTGGAATTT
This window encodes:
- a CDS encoding DNA polymerase ligase N-terminal domain-containing protein, translating into MIFVIQEHFATYHHFDLRLEINGVLKSWAIPKEIPTSQNDKKLAVEVEDHPIEYSDFEGEIPEGYYGAGKVKIWDKGEYKLIKNEKNKIEIELKGEKIKGKYILLKFKKEKNKNLWLIFKKNEIVKKT